GGAGATAAACCTCTAGCCCAactctcttcatcatcaccagcTCCTGGAATATAATTCCAACTAAACTCTGAATTGGTTCTGTTTTGTACTTCACCAGAAACAGACGCTGAGACAAGGATGAGAGGAGTGCAATCCCATGAATCATGATCAGGTACTTCATTCAACCACACAACAGTTTTCTGTGAAACCCAAAGAGGCCGCAAAGGCTTTCTCAAACATGAAACTAAAGAAGATATATCAGCTCCACTTTCATCTAACTCTCTTGTCCACTCATCCAATCTAGCCTCAATAGAAGCCCTCTCAGTATTTGAAACCCAAAGTGGTAAATGTAACGAACAATCCCATTTATCTAACAACTTCCTTATCTTATCACCATCATGATCATCATCCAACCCCTATTCCAAAACAAGATTGTAAACACGATAACAAAGGAGTCATATACAATCTACTAGTGCAGACAAAGTGAACATTGTAACTCACAGTGTTACATAATCTTTTGAGATGATTAAAAATTGAACGGTTCAAGACACATGACCATATAGGTATCGTCTTCGACATGCTATCCGGAAATCTCTTTCCTTTCCTAGTGGAATCAATAATGATACATCCTCCTTTCTCTCCTATTCATTGGCAATCACACAACACAAGTACAATTGCATAAAGATGTATGCtttaaatacaaaacaaagCCTAGTTCTCAAAGATCATGATGAGGATGAAAGTGATGATACCAGcgagaagaggaagatggagatTGAGGCGAGAAGTGTTGAAAGACAAATTGTTTGTATGACCATCGGTGGATTTGAAGTAGCAGGTGGCGTCGAATTTGGGAGAGTACCAAAGACCACAACGAAGGTTAGCAAGAAGAGGGAGCTTAGGCCATAGCTGAGAGATCTCGCGGACGAAGATGGAGTCTTGGTAGATAGATCGAAGAGCGTTGTAGAGACTGTTGTCTCGTCGTTTTATACTCCTGGCAGCTTTGTAAATGCTATCTCTTGTCGTCGTCCTCTGCTCTTCCGAGTTTGCTGCCATTGTTTGTTCACCTTGGAAACTAATTAATACTGGGATTTTTGAATTGGGTTTTACGAGCAAAGGAAGAGTTTTTAGAACAaataggagaaggagaagagagaacagAGGAAGGTAGGCGCAGCAAAGACGATGGAACGAACAGAGGGAGACGAGAGAGACCAATGATAGGGTTTATTTTTatcgttttgtttattttgagaCGATTTTGTCAAATACAAAAGATTTAGGgggtaaaaaggaaaatatactaAATTAACAACATTTATATCATGGGTTTAACATAGTATTTTACTAGTtttattataagaaattaaaattataaataacaattGAATTGATATAATCATCTAGAAATCGATTAGAAAAACTCGAAATGTGAAAAAGGAAACTTAGaacgaaaatatatatctttctcaTCTTGAAGCCGTAGTTAGTTTGGTGAATATTGGTTTTTTGTAAATGTATTTATTTCGTTCCtcgaattttaaataatttatttcaatatatttaagcATTGGAtaatattaacattaattttgaTATAGTTTAACATAATTTCGTAATTGGAAAAGGAAAACATGATCCTAGTTCCAATTGAAAAACGAACCAACCACACCGACCTTCTGAAACTTATATAAATAGATAGGTATCGATAAACAATGATGATCTATCAGAAACACAGAGACAAGATTAAACCCTAATTAAAGAGTATAGAATACGTAAAAGCTTTATAACTTTGATGATGGAGCAAATTTGCAGAGATGATGATTGGATCGTCGACGAGTCTTCCTTGACAACCGTGTCTTTTCTTGGCCGTGGTAGCTTCGGTTGTGTCTCTCTCGAGGAGGACTCCAACTCCCGACTTTGGGCAAAGAAGTCATCGCCTATGTATCTCAAAAACATTCTCGACAAGGAGCTCAGGATCATGCATCGTTTCCGTGGTCATCCTCGCATCGTCAACGCCTCAACCACTCTTTACTTACAAACCAAACCTTCCGAATGCTACACGATCTATATGGAGTACGCCTCCCAAGGTAATCTCAATAACATGATCTACGGTTTCCCACAGCCGATACCTGAGTCTTTGGTCCAACGCGCGGCTCGTATGATCCTAGAAGGACTCGTGGCTCTTCACTCCCATGGTTACGTTCACTGCAACCTCAAGCCATCTAACGTTCTCATCTTCCCTTCCACTACAACTGGAGAGCCGTGGGATCTCAAGCTTGCTGGTTTTGGTTCATCCAAGGAGCCTGATTCCGAATATGATTCCATGTGCTTTGGTACGGCTAAGTACCTGCCACCCGAGTCTTTTGCGCCAAACGAACTGATCATCCATCCGGACCTAGATATATATGCTCTAGGGTGTGTGGTTTATGAGATGTTTGGAGCTATACCTATCCCGGAACCATTCGATGATTTTTACGAGTGGAAGTTGCGTGGTCGAGATATCTCTCCGGAGGCTAGCGATTTCTTGAAGCTGTGCCGTGACATTCATCCACGCAGGCCCACCGCGTCTGAGCTCTTGAACCATCCTTTCATTACAAGAAGACTTGAATTGCCAACCACAGAAGAGGACAAGGAGATATCTAGCTCGTTGCTTCCAAGTGAGCTTCTTTTGACCTGATCttaggtcttcttcttcttgtgtaaactccagaaaaaaaaaaaaaaaaaaaaaaaaaaaaaaaaaaaaaaaaaaaaaaaaaaaaNCTATGGCAAAAGCCTAGCCGAGATGTACCAAGGATCGATTTGACCTTGGGAACTCGTTAAATCGTGTGTATATTCGTTCTTTCAATTCAAACAAACGAGAGTCGTGAGAGAAGTGAGATGACTTCCACCAAAAGCAAGTCTTCTGTGATAAAATTATGAGATCGATTCAACACCAAGACTTCCATGTTCCATCTGGTAATTTCAGTTTTACATACGTAGGAGAAGAAAGGATCTTATCTCATTAAAGAATCTTCTTCAATTAGGATAATTGCTTAagtttgtttatttgcttgcttTGCACGAAAACGTTCCttagtttttctctttttttttttttttgtcaaaccctTAGTTTTTCTCTCTGGTACTACTTTTCACTATTAAGTAGAGGTGTGATAGTGTGCATGTGCTTGATTCAATACTTCATGTTCCAATTTTGGTAATATTAAAGTTCAAATCCAATAATTTTATGGTAATAAGAAAATTGAGTTCGTGTGAGTTCGTCTATCTTTTCAAATTAGAccctaatatttttattttaaacattttccaaATCAATCAAAAGCTCAAAACATGAACCTCTCAATAAATAGATAGGAAACGATCGTTCTTCTTAATCATATAACTTAGTGAAGATTATACAATCCAAACAATCTCGAAACCATAATCTATATTCTCAGATTCGGCGGTTTTACTTGAGCCTCTCCTTTCTAAGTCTTTCTAGCTCCAACACCATTTGCCAGTGCTCTAGTGAGAGCGTGGTCTCACCATAACTTACAGACATCATGCGAGCCATTGTCAACAACCTGCAcaaccaaataaacaaattaaaagttgTTTATATAATCGATGGGTTTGAGAATAAATCTTAAGGAAACTTTAGTACCTGCTCAAGTCTTGGCTGCCTAAACTACGATCTGTTTGTCTTGCTGCAACCAAATCATTCTCCACCACCTGCAACGAAATTTTGCAGAAGATAATTGAACTTCAGACTCAAAAGTCTGAAAACAATGGGTTCTAACATTAAGACCAATGATATATACATACCTGTTGTAACTCTTGCCCAATAGAGTGAGATAACGATTTGCAAGTAGCTAAGTAGCACCTCCAAGCTTCTGCTGTTTCTGGTGTGATGACTTCCAATGAGTTCACTTGGGAAGGTTGAAAAGGTAGAACCAAATCGGCAGGCATTATGTTCGACTTTCCCTCAGAGAAGATGAGCATTTGAACATCAGTGGCCATTTCCATTTTATAATATTGGAAATCATACTCCACCTGAAAATAGCAGCAGATCCATGTTTCATATTTGAATATAAGATTATAAACTGAATAAGAACATCATTACTTTACCTTCTGACATTCCAAGAGGTTTTTGAGCAGATTTGCATTCTCAACTCCAACAGAGTTCAAGGTGCCTGGTTGCAACTCTGTTTCGTCCAATATCAAGTGCGTACCATCAGCAATTTGTAGAACTCCAGGCATCAATCTGAGTCATAAAAACAATATACTTGAAGGTTTCTCGGATAAGAATGATTCAAACCACATTAAGATTGTAGAGATGGATTCTTA
The sequence above is drawn from the Camelina sativa cultivar DH55 chromosome 4, Cs, whole genome shotgun sequence genome and encodes:
- the LOC104782532 gene encoding uncharacterized protein LOC104782532, whose amino-acid sequence is MAANSEEQRTTTRDSIYKAARSIKRRDNSLYNALRSIYQDSIFVREISQLWPKLPLLANLRCGLWYSPKFDATCYFKSTDGHTNNLSFNTSRLNLHLPLLAGEKGGCIIIDSTRKGKRFPDSMSKTIPIWSCVLNRSIFNHLKRLCNTGLDDDHDGDKIRKLLDKWDCSLHLPLWVSNTERASIEARLDEWTRELDESGADISSLVSCLRKPLRPLWVSQKTVVWLNEVPDHDSWDCTPLILVSASVSGEVQNRTNSEFSWNYIPGAGDDEESWARGLSPNVFWTHVDDLIHWGPDLCNQKVAEIVENDRVYRAQRGQEAPQVVVKCSKTNGGVDHAKSGEIMSLSTPKPKVGMMNVDEESLVSWLASTNLAVGASQVAGKATTSIDCILNCDQNPISVPLSHLEEHLHLPMKGSKYDRFSISRNLPAAVNFAKLKMSSGKKLLVCCQDGEDISVCVCLAILISLFNEEGAFDGGTCFEKKSITKVEMRRMLIFICKYAVNARPSRGNLKQVFGFLSSQLENSDQ
- the LOC104782533 gene encoding mitogen-activated protein kinase kinase kinase 1-like; its protein translation is MEQICRDDDWIVDESSLTTVSFLGRGSFGCVSLEEDSNSRLWAKKSSPMYLKNILDKELRIMHRFRGHPRIVNASTTLYLQTKPSECYTIYMEYASQGNLNNMIYGFPQPIPESLVQRAARMILEGLVALHSHGYVHCNLKPSNVLIFPSTTTGEPWDLKLAGFGSSKEPDSEYDSMCFGTAKYLPPESFAPNELIIHPDLDIYALGCVVYEMFGAIPIPEPFDDFYEWKLRGRDISPEASDFLKLCRDIHPRRPTASELLNHPFITRRLELPTTEEDKEISSSLLPSELLLT